Part of the Micromonospora rhizosphaerae genome is shown below.
CCGACATGCCCCCGTCGACGGCGAGAGACGTGCCCGTCACCGCCCCAGCCATCGGCGACGCCAGATACACCACAGCCTCCGCCACCTCCTGCGCGGTGACCAGGCGGCCGGTGGGCTGGCGAGCGGCAAGCTGACGCTTCTCGGCCTGCGGATCGGCAGCGTTGGCCAGCAGCCGGGTCACCCACGGCGTGTCCACCGTGCCGGGTGCGACGCAGTTGACCCGGATTCCCTCGCCGACCAGGTCGGCGGCCATGGAAAGAGTCAGCGCGTGTACCGCGCCCTTCGATGCCGAGTACAGCGCCCGCTTCGGCAGGCCGGCGCTGGCCGCGATCGAGGAGATGTTGACGATTGCGGCCGCCCGGGATCGGCGCAGGTACGGCAGCGTGACAGCGGTGGTCCGGGCGACTCCGGTCACGTTCACGTCCAGGACGCGTGCCCATTGCGCGTCATCGTTCTCCTCGACCTCGCCGACGGCGGAGATCCCTGCGTTGTTGACCAGGATGTCCACCCCACCGAACGTGTGCGCGACCGACGCCATCGCCGCGGTGAGCGAGGC
Proteins encoded:
- a CDS encoding SDR family NAD(P)-dependent oxidoreductase, which codes for MFDGLVAVVTGGVSGIGRACVEAFHAAGARVGVLDLDPTGALEDPRVHGVRADVADRASLTAAMASVAHTFGGVDILVNNAGISAVGEVEENDDAQWARVLDVNVTGVARTTAVTLPYLRRSRAAAIVNISSIAASAGLPKRALYSASKGAVHALTLSMAADLVGEGIRVNCVAPGTVDTPWVTRLLANAADPQAEKRQLAARQPTGRLVTAQEVAEAVVYLASPMAGAVTGTSLAVDGGMSGLRLPARAT